One window of Pseudomonadota bacterium genomic DNA carries:
- a CDS encoding CoB--CoM heterodisulfide reductase iron-sulfur subunit B family protein, translating into MKIGYYPGCSLHATAREFDQSLKAICGPLGVELTEIDDWSCCGATSAHATNHLLAVSLAARNLALAEAQGLAPILAPCAACYSRLATARHEIGEDAALASKVKGIIERPAFGNSVKVQSIAEVLRDLEGAIRGKAVKPLQGLKVACYYGCLLVRPQAVTGFDDVEAPSSMETAVRAAGGEPVEWRMKLECCGGGFSMSRTASVLRLGRAIIDDARAAGAHAIAVACPMCHSNLDFRQGAMARGDGVSEMPILFITQVVGLGLGLSPEALGLKKHFVDTAPVMHQIASVATAAAKAEEVA; encoded by the coding sequence ATGAAGATCGGCTACTACCCCGGCTGCTCCCTGCACGCCACCGCCCGGGAGTTCGACCAGAGCCTCAAGGCGATCTGCGGCCCGCTCGGCGTCGAGCTGACGGAAATCGACGACTGGTCGTGCTGCGGCGCGACGTCGGCGCACGCCACGAACCACCTGCTCGCGGTGTCGCTCGCGGCCCGCAACCTGGCGCTCGCCGAGGCGCAGGGCCTCGCGCCGATCCTGGCCCCGTGCGCGGCGTGCTACAGCCGCCTCGCGACCGCGCGCCACGAGATCGGCGAGGACGCGGCGCTCGCCTCGAAGGTCAAAGGGATCATCGAGCGCCCGGCCTTCGGCAACTCCGTGAAGGTGCAGAGCATCGCGGAGGTGCTGCGCGACCTGGAGGGGGCGATCCGGGGGAAGGCGGTGAAGCCGCTCCAGGGGCTCAAGGTCGCCTGCTACTACGGCTGCCTGCTCGTGCGGCCCCAGGCGGTGACGGGCTTCGACGACGTCGAGGCGCCCTCGTCCATGGAGACCGCGGTGCGGGCGGCCGGCGGCGAGCCCGTCGAGTGGAGGATGAAGCTCGAGTGCTGCGGCGGCGGCTTCTCGATGTCGCGCACGGCGTCGGTGCTCCGCCTCGGGCGCGCGATCATCGACGACGCGCGGGCGGCGGGCGCTCACGCGATCGCCGTCGCGTGCCCGATGTGCCACTCGAACCTCGACTTCCGTCAGGGCGCGATGGCGCGGGGCGACGGCGTGAGCGAGATGCCGATCCTGTTCATCACGCAGGTGGTCGGGCTCGGCCTCGGGCTCTCTCCCGAGGCGCTCGGCCTCAAGAAGCACTTCGTCGACACCGCGCCCGTGATGCACCAGATCGCGTCGGTCGCAACCGCGGCCGCGAAGGCGGAGGAGGTGGCCTGA
- a CDS encoding 4Fe-4S dicluster domain-containing protein gives MSSHGTDKKRTLAAEVREATGLNAAKCYQCGKCSAGCPMAEEMTLQPHDMMRLVQNGERARLFEDGSIWLCLTCETCTARCPNECDSARIIDSLREIALKQDPDLAPKSIRAFHRAFLDQIRSHGRVFELGLIIQHKMTGGPLFQDVFAAPGMLARGKLALTPRKIKGIKEIRRIFDACAAASKEEA, from the coding sequence ATGAGCTCTCACGGAACCGACAAGAAGCGCACGTTGGCGGCGGAGGTCCGCGAGGCGACCGGCCTCAACGCGGCGAAGTGCTACCAGTGCGGCAAGTGCTCGGCCGGCTGCCCCATGGCCGAGGAGATGACGCTCCAGCCGCACGACATGATGCGGCTCGTCCAGAACGGCGAGCGCGCGCGCCTGTTCGAGGACGGCTCGATCTGGCTCTGCCTGACGTGCGAGACGTGCACGGCCAGGTGCCCGAACGAGTGCGACTCGGCGCGGATCATCGACTCCCTGCGCGAGATCGCCCTGAAGCAGGACCCGGATCTGGCGCCCAAGTCGATCCGCGCGTTCCACAGGGCGTTCCTCGATCAGATCCGCTCCCACGGCCGGGTGTTCGAGCTCGGCCTCATCATCCAGCACAAGATGACCGGCGGCCCGCTGTTCCAGGACGTGTTCGCCGCCCCGGGGATGCTCGCGCGCGGCAAGCTCGCGCTCACGCCCCGGAAGATCAAGGGCATCAAAGAGATCCGGCGCATCTTCGACGCCTGCGCGGCGGCCTCGAAGGAGGAAGCATGA
- a CDS encoding PilZ domain-containing protein: protein MQLAERRDDPKRIDVARPLEIVGADGAAIDGYTRNLSATGLRARFDGHCSVGANLLVRIALEEGAPPVEQRARVVWSAPDVYGEGMDVGLRLLAGAGEAAIEDAPRNERAPLLAAGARVEVEYGGIALPAIVARVGEMSDSGVVQVTLRMVEDIVPFADGDEVVVEKAPIVERTLRYAAEARRLWLLHGLPVARLAAAAVRTFARRIAAAVSHRLRVSRQAP, encoded by the coding sequence ATGCAACTCGCGGAGAGGAGAGACGATCCCAAGCGGATCGACGTCGCCCGCCCCCTGGAGATCGTCGGCGCGGACGGTGCGGCGATAGACGGGTACACCCGCAACCTGTCCGCGACCGGGCTTCGGGCCCGCTTCGACGGCCACTGCTCCGTCGGCGCGAACCTGCTCGTGCGCATCGCGCTCGAGGAGGGCGCGCCGCCCGTCGAGCAGCGGGCGCGGGTCGTCTGGTCCGCGCCGGACGTCTACGGGGAGGGGATGGACGTGGGGCTGCGGCTCCTCGCGGGCGCAGGCGAGGCGGCGATCGAGGACGCGCCTCGGAACGAGCGGGCGCCGCTCCTCGCGGCCGGCGCGCGGGTCGAGGTCGAGTACGGCGGGATCGCCCTGCCCGCGATCGTGGCGCGCGTCGGCGAGATGTCGGACAGCGGCGTCGTCCAGGTGACGCTCCGGATGGTCGAGGACATCGTCCCTTTCGCCGACGGCGACGAGGTCGTCGTGGAGAAGGCGCCGATCGTCGAGCGCACGCTCCGCTACGCCGCCGAGGCGAGGCGGCTCTGGCTCCTGCACGGCCTGCCCGTCGCCCGGCTGGCGGCGGCCGCCGTCCGCACGTTCGCCCGGAGGATCGCCGCGGCCGTCTCCCACCGCCTCCGGGTTTCCCGCCAAGCGCCTTGA
- a CDS encoding tetratricopeptide repeat protein: MKRTALNKALLALAIVGPALALGAVHPVVLAAFTALGGVLLANLALDGREAAHLRFDLVGALLLGLAAFTGLQLLPLPAGVVELVSPNAYEIRAGAVEALGRAAPSFMPLTLDATLTAAELAKLLLYTAVYWVSLLLTRKHGSGYVLTLVVIAGGAVAAVFLAHKILLLDRVYGFYVPLHAPARADSISAPLMNANHLSALLGIGAAVAIGYAVSIAERSRRIALIGVAGLIGGALFLTLSRGGMAAFAAGQIVFVVLRVLERRSRTHAAAEDHGPSAAWLPLGLAVSLGLGLFAAQDAILGEFQNHDASKLGIMAEGLPLVGDFPATGVGRGAFWVGFSLVSDWDAQHTFTHAENAVVQLLTDWGAVVGALALLGFGLAVARRLVRPPRRARAAAAVAALVAFGIHNLVDFNSEIAGVAVVAVALLGALAGADAADRRSGEGSRGRTGPIVPRWVLAAAALAAFAAAGAVGVYVARHELDREERELRAALGRGDKAAFAAERIGPVLERHPAAWYPPFLCGVQRFQTRRGNPLPLLGRALELNPSAAPAHFYVGRVLLRSGHLEQALLELRLAALNDRRLAAPVGRVLARAQPRFEALRRIAADDADKRSLWGALAAALAAEGHDEEAEKADLALLALAPPEPRSVARHARRLAGRKQFDEALELAARLDAGKEAGPVRALLVAQIEIARGSPDRAVAVLERAEAIYPIDRGLLAALADARLLAGDLPGALEAVSSLKRLSSGSDSLASALQLEASLKLRAGRVQEALAALKQAHAVAPNDAAILRRIADVAEKHGDTARALGALQQLEDLEPENPAWRARIDELQDSLQQGPPGVKPR; the protein is encoded by the coding sequence TTGAAGCGAACCGCTCTCAACAAGGCGCTCCTCGCGCTCGCGATCGTGGGGCCCGCGCTCGCCCTCGGCGCGGTGCACCCGGTCGTCCTCGCGGCCTTCACGGCGCTCGGGGGCGTCCTGCTCGCCAACCTCGCGCTCGACGGCCGCGAGGCCGCGCACCTCCGGTTCGATCTCGTCGGCGCGCTCCTCCTCGGGCTCGCCGCCTTCACCGGGCTGCAGCTCCTGCCGCTCCCGGCCGGGGTCGTGGAGCTGGTGTCGCCGAACGCCTACGAGATCCGGGCCGGCGCCGTCGAGGCGCTGGGCCGCGCCGCGCCGTCGTTCATGCCGCTCACGCTCGACGCGACGCTCACGGCCGCCGAGCTCGCCAAGCTGCTCCTCTACACGGCCGTGTACTGGGTCTCGCTGCTCCTGACGAGGAAGCACGGATCCGGCTACGTCCTCACGCTCGTGGTGATCGCCGGGGGCGCCGTCGCCGCGGTGTTCCTCGCGCACAAGATCCTGCTGCTCGACCGGGTGTACGGCTTCTACGTGCCGCTCCACGCCCCCGCGCGCGCGGACAGCATCAGCGCCCCTCTCATGAACGCGAACCACCTCTCCGCGCTCCTCGGGATCGGGGCGGCGGTCGCGATCGGGTACGCGGTGTCGATCGCGGAGCGCAGCCGGCGGATCGCGCTGATCGGCGTCGCCGGGCTCATCGGCGGCGCCCTGTTCCTGACGCTCTCCCGCGGCGGCATGGCGGCGTTCGCGGCGGGCCAGATCGTGTTCGTCGTGCTGCGGGTCCTCGAGCGCCGATCGAGAACGCACGCCGCGGCGGAGGATCACGGCCCGAGCGCGGCGTGGCTCCCGCTCGGCCTCGCGGTCTCGCTCGGGCTCGGCCTGTTCGCGGCGCAGGACGCGATCCTGGGCGAGTTCCAGAACCACGACGCGAGCAAGCTCGGCATCATGGCCGAGGGGCTGCCGCTGGTCGGCGACTTCCCGGCCACGGGCGTGGGCCGCGGCGCGTTCTGGGTCGGCTTCTCCCTCGTGAGCGACTGGGACGCGCAGCACACGTTCACGCACGCGGAGAACGCGGTCGTCCAGCTCCTCACGGACTGGGGCGCCGTGGTGGGCGCCCTCGCGCTCCTCGGCTTCGGCCTCGCGGTGGCGCGCCGGCTCGTTCGCCCGCCCAGGCGGGCCCGCGCGGCCGCGGCGGTCGCCGCCCTGGTCGCGTTCGGCATCCACAACCTCGTGGACTTCAACTCCGAGATCGCCGGCGTGGCCGTGGTCGCGGTGGCGCTGCTCGGCGCGCTCGCCGGCGCGGACGCGGCCGACAGGAGATCCGGCGAGGGATCCCGGGGGCGCACAGGCCCGATCGTGCCGCGCTGGGTCCTCGCGGCGGCCGCGCTCGCGGCGTTCGCCGCGGCCGGCGCGGTCGGCGTCTACGTCGCGCGCCACGAGCTCGATCGCGAGGAACGGGAGCTGCGCGCGGCGCTGGGGCGGGGCGACAAGGCGGCGTTCGCCGCGGAGCGGATCGGCCCGGTGCTGGAGCGGCACCCGGCCGCGTGGTACCCGCCGTTCCTCTGCGGGGTCCAGCGCTTCCAGACGCGGCGCGGCAACCCGCTGCCGCTGCTCGGCCGCGCGCTCGAGCTCAACCCGTCCGCCGCGCCGGCCCACTTCTACGTCGGCCGCGTCCTCTTGCGCAGCGGCCACCTCGAACAGGCGCTGCTCGAGCTCCGGCTCGCGGCGCTCAACGACCGCAGGCTGGCGGCCCCCGTGGGGCGGGTGCTCGCCCGCGCGCAGCCGCGGTTCGAAGCGCTGCGGCGCATCGCAGCCGACGACGCGGACAAGCGGAGCCTGTGGGGGGCGCTCGCGGCGGCGCTCGCGGCCGAGGGCCACGACGAGGAGGCGGAGAAGGCGGACCTCGCCCTCCTCGCGCTCGCGCCGCCGGAGCCGCGCTCGGTGGCGCGCCACGCTCGTCGCCTCGCCGGGCGCAAGCAGTTCGACGAGGCGCTGGAGCTCGCCGCCCGCCTCGACGCGGGAAAAGAGGCGGGCCCCGTCCGCGCCCTGCTCGTCGCGCAGATCGAGATCGCCAGGGGATCCCCGGATCGGGCGGTCGCCGTGCTCGAGCGGGCCGAGGCGATCTACCCGATCGACAGAGGCCTCCTCGCCGCGCTCGCGGACGCGCGCCTGCTCGCCGGGGACCTGCCCGGCGCGCTCGAGGCCGTGTCGAGCCTGAAGCGCCTGAGCTCGGGCTCGGATTCGCTCGCGTCCGCGCTGCAGCTCGAGGCGTCGCTCAAGCTCCGGGCCGGCCGGGTCCAGGAGGCGCTCGCGGCGCTCAAGCAGGCGCACGCCGTCGCCCCGAACGACGCGGCCATCCTCCGGCGGATCGCGGACGTCGCGGAGAAGCACGGCGACACCGCGCGCGCGCTCGGCGCGCTCCAGCAGCTCGAGGATCTCGAGCCCGAGAACCCGGCGTGGCGCGCGCGCATCGACGAGCTCCAGGACTCCCTCCAGCAGGGCCCGCCGGGCGTGAAGCCGCGTTAA
- a CDS encoding polysaccharide biosynthesis tyrosine autokinase: protein MRNYPPTPSLSPLPPPAQGSSDLGAGVWEYLAIVRRRWLLILLVVVVSLGVAAFVTLRTTKVYRATATVRIEAQAPRVLGESVENVVEMGAGGFWSNIEYYETQYKIITSRDVALRVVKQHQLNEDPAFLGVPPEARAAFKPDTFDAAAEVLQSMLQVEPIKDSRLALIHIDDTDPKRAQMLANAVAAAYVDKNLETMLKSTVDAVDWLSSQLDDARTKLSKSEEALLAYKQEHDILSIALEDKQNLIAAQMTEAAQRLMETRAKRIELQARKAAVSQAAKVADPLAVPIEALNDNLLVQQLKQKYAELSQERGELSSRYGDKFPKLVELNAKMEQIRVDIGREVHNIIASVDAELETARNTEAGLTAALEEFKAQAQDLAVKEIPYNSLAREATNNAKVYEMLLGRSGEADLSRLLRVNNVDVLDAALLPEAPITPRVSLNLALALVIGLLLGVGLAVVLEFTDRTIKTQDDVDALGVPFLGIVPSIDTSTTHDGYYEKDGLRRVKRRKAAPVEGDAKIDYDRYVHTHPKSQVAESLRSIRTNLMFMSTDRNLKRLLVTSPSPQEGKTTVAANLAIVMAQSGTRVLLVDTDMRRPRVHKAFGIERPRTGLSTMVLGESDAASTIRQTGVPNLDVLVCGPTPPNPSELIHTDAFQRVVDEVAALYDRVIFDSPPIGVVTDAAILSKLVDGTVLIIKSLRTTRDAAKHAVGVLRDIDSPILGVVLNDLNLADKKYGQHYYYYYKKYGYYYGEGKDRPSTEDGDPAAR, encoded by the coding sequence ATGAGGAACTACCCCCCCACCCCGAGCCTCTCCCCGCTGCCCCCGCCGGCCCAGGGGAGCTCCGATCTCGGGGCGGGCGTCTGGGAGTACCTCGCGATCGTCCGGCGCAGGTGGCTGCTCATCCTGCTCGTCGTGGTCGTGTCGCTCGGGGTCGCGGCGTTCGTCACGCTGCGCACGACCAAGGTGTACCGCGCCACCGCGACGGTCCGCATCGAGGCCCAGGCGCCGCGCGTCCTCGGCGAGAGCGTCGAGAACGTCGTCGAGATGGGCGCGGGCGGGTTCTGGTCCAACATCGAGTACTACGAGACCCAATACAAGATCATCACGAGCCGGGACGTGGCGCTGCGCGTCGTCAAGCAGCACCAGCTCAACGAGGACCCCGCGTTCCTCGGCGTGCCGCCCGAGGCCCGCGCGGCGTTCAAACCGGACACGTTCGACGCCGCGGCCGAGGTGCTGCAGTCGATGCTCCAGGTCGAGCCGATCAAGGACTCGCGGCTCGCCCTCATCCACATCGACGACACGGATCCCAAGCGCGCGCAGATGCTCGCGAACGCCGTGGCCGCCGCGTACGTCGACAAGAACCTCGAGACGATGCTCAAGAGCACGGTCGACGCCGTGGACTGGCTCTCGAGCCAGCTCGACGACGCCAGGACCAAGCTGTCCAAGTCCGAGGAGGCGCTCCTCGCGTACAAGCAGGAGCACGACATCCTCTCGATCGCGCTCGAGGACAAGCAGAACCTCATCGCCGCGCAGATGACCGAGGCCGCGCAGCGCCTGATGGAGACGCGGGCCAAGCGGATCGAGCTCCAGGCGCGCAAGGCCGCCGTCTCGCAGGCGGCCAAGGTCGCGGACCCGCTCGCGGTGCCCATCGAGGCGCTCAACGACAACCTCCTCGTCCAGCAGCTCAAGCAGAAGTACGCGGAGCTGTCGCAGGAGCGCGGCGAGCTGTCGTCGCGGTACGGCGACAAGTTCCCCAAGCTCGTCGAGCTGAACGCGAAGATGGAGCAGATCCGCGTGGACATCGGCCGCGAGGTGCACAACATCATCGCCTCGGTCGACGCGGAGCTCGAGACGGCGCGCAACACCGAGGCGGGGCTGACCGCGGCGCTCGAGGAGTTCAAGGCACAGGCCCAGGATCTCGCGGTGAAGGAGATCCCGTACAACTCGCTGGCCCGCGAGGCGACCAACAACGCCAAGGTCTACGAGATGCTCCTCGGCCGATCCGGCGAGGCGGATCTGTCGCGGCTGCTCCGGGTCAACAACGTGGACGTGCTCGACGCGGCGCTCCTCCCGGAGGCGCCGATCACGCCGCGCGTGTCGCTTAACCTGGCGCTCGCGCTGGTGATAGGCCTCCTGCTCGGCGTCGGCCTCGCCGTGGTGCTCGAGTTCACGGATCGCACGATCAAGACGCAGGACGATGTCGACGCGCTCGGCGTCCCGTTCCTCGGCATCGTCCCGTCCATTGATACCTCGACGACGCACGACGGCTACTACGAGAAGGACGGCCTCCGCCGCGTGAAGCGGAGGAAGGCCGCGCCGGTCGAGGGCGATGCCAAGATCGACTACGACAGGTACGTCCACACGCACCCGAAGTCGCAGGTCGCGGAGAGCCTGCGATCGATCCGCACGAACCTCATGTTCATGTCGACCGACCGCAACTTGAAGCGCCTGCTCGTGACGAGCCCGTCGCCGCAGGAGGGCAAGACGACGGTCGCCGCGAACCTCGCGATCGTCATGGCGCAGTCCGGCACGCGCGTGCTGCTCGTGGACACCGACATGCGCAGGCCGCGCGTGCACAAGGCGTTCGGGATCGAGCGGCCCCGCACGGGCCTGTCGACGATGGTGCTCGGCGAGTCCGACGCGGCGTCCACCATCCGCCAGACGGGGGTGCCCAACCTCGACGTCCTGGTGTGCGGCCCCACGCCGCCCAACCCGTCGGAGCTGATCCACACCGACGCGTTCCAGCGCGTCGTCGACGAGGTCGCCGCGCTGTACGATCGCGTGATCTTCGACTCGCCGCCCATCGGCGTGGTGACCGACGCCGCGATCCTGTCGAAGCTCGTGGACGGGACCGTGCTCATCATCAAGAGCCTGCGCACGACGCGCGACGCGGCCAAGCACGCGGTGGGGGTGCTGCGCGACATCGACTCGCCGATCCTCGGCGTCGTGCTGAACGACCTCAACCTCGCGGACAAGAAGTACGGGCAGCACTACTACTACTATTACAAGAAGTACGGCTACTACTACGGCGAGGGGAAGGATCGGCCCTCGACCGAGGACGGCGACCCCGCCGCGAGGTGA
- a CDS encoding pyridoxal phosphate-dependent aminotransferase, translating into MTRPSERAMGMPPFLVMEVLERAAALQREGRSIIHMEVGEPDFDTPEPIRDAGVRAMAEGHTHYTHSQGHLQLREAIAAWMDRRYGVEVSPARIVVTMGTSGAMLLTCGALLDPGDRVLMTDPCYACYPNFVRAFHGESVRLRVREADGFQYDAGEVRRHLGGKTKALLLNSPANPTGIVTSEERLRELADATRGEIQVISDEIYHGLTYGDPAHSILEFDPDAVVVSGFSKLFAMTGWRLGYAILPEVLVRPVQKLQQNLFISAPDFAQFAAIAALEKADADVERMRRCYDERRTLVLARLKGMGLDVLVEPTGAFYVFFNVARYTDDVLAFAFEILETAGVALTPGVDFGPGGEGFLRLSYANSLGNLSEGLDRLERFLAGR; encoded by the coding sequence ATGACGCGGCCGAGCGAGAGGGCCATGGGAATGCCTCCTTTCCTCGTGATGGAGGTGCTCGAGCGGGCCGCTGCGCTCCAGCGCGAGGGGCGATCGATCATCCACATGGAGGTCGGTGAGCCGGACTTCGACACGCCCGAGCCGATCCGCGACGCGGGCGTCCGGGCGATGGCCGAGGGGCACACGCACTACACGCACTCGCAGGGGCACCTGCAGCTGCGCGAGGCGATCGCGGCGTGGATGGATCGGCGGTACGGGGTCGAGGTGTCGCCCGCGCGGATCGTCGTCACGATGGGGACGTCGGGCGCGATGCTCCTCACCTGCGGCGCGCTCCTCGATCCCGGCGATCGCGTGCTGATGACCGACCCGTGCTACGCGTGCTACCCGAACTTCGTCCGCGCGTTCCACGGCGAGTCGGTGCGGCTCCGGGTGCGTGAGGCGGACGGCTTCCAGTACGACGCCGGCGAGGTGCGGCGCCACCTGGGCGGGAAGACCAAGGCGCTCCTCCTCAACTCGCCGGCGAACCCCACCGGCATCGTGACCTCGGAGGAGCGGCTGCGCGAGCTCGCGGACGCGACGCGCGGCGAGATCCAGGTGATCTCCGACGAGATCTACCACGGCCTGACCTACGGCGACCCCGCGCACTCGATCCTCGAGTTCGATCCCGACGCCGTCGTCGTGAGCGGGTTCTCCAAGCTCTTCGCCATGACCGGGTGGCGGCTCGGCTACGCGATCCTGCCGGAGGTCCTCGTTCGCCCGGTGCAGAAGCTGCAGCAGAACCTGTTCATCTCCGCCCCCGACTTCGCGCAGTTCGCGGCGATCGCGGCGCTCGAGAAGGCGGACGCGGACGTCGAGCGCATGCGGCGGTGTTACGACGAGCGGCGCACGCTCGTGCTCGCGCGGCTCAAGGGGATGGGGCTCGACGTGCTCGTGGAGCCGACCGGCGCGTTCTACGTCTTCTTCAACGTGGCGCGGTACACGGACGACGTGCTCGCGTTCGCGTTCGAGATCCTCGAGACCGCCGGCGTCGCGCTCACGCCGGGCGTGGACTTCGGCCCGGGCGGCGAGGGGTTCCTCCGGCTCTCCTACGCGAACTCGCTGGGAAACCTCTCCGAGGGGCTCGACCGCCTCGAGCGGTTTCTCGCCGGGCGGTAG
- a CDS encoding RDD family protein — protein sequence MIDPTAPSHPDTIASDPPPRGFASRAGKRAVLRAVLIVGGALVAIQIVLPLVSMVAMLRTVFDGFGQTVRVDPERGALWRGSLWLVETTETLSLGRSSLDAPPEVRSRLLEWSPKAKGEPELAPLHDVDDARLVAAGDALWAIGRTRFVKMTRAGIEQKAIATELETRFSALYSDRGGPAAIGTMGDAVLDVYSLGEDGAWRPASEGGAASVVGAWTNSDVVGKVVVLPPPDGDPGGSLVVGLCPDGIAVERLAGFAAIPCADWTPVGARGAAITAWTAARVAGRVAVFTAQVDGLDFLVEGFAADDRGAWSRFFETRAGMVSSLAAFDLGDGRRFLLAIEGMPGSVTVHEIAGAEIAGTTKLTTSAEAEKMRKVNALSWGSNLAAVLTPFALLLALAGLLRRHRIAEYAFGGRAASFAPLWRRCLAGGIDVLLAYGPLTAVLVGAFVLSDMQEEGAVGMLRWMGWIGLASLWSVLWLFALAYTEGRFGSSPGKRLTGLRVLGVDLAPCGFGRALLRNVIELVDAVFGYAVGIALVALTPNQQRLGDLAARTIVVFSPRGRD from the coding sequence ATGATCGATCCCACGGCGCCGTCGCACCCCGACACGATCGCGTCCGACCCGCCGCCTCGCGGGTTCGCCTCCCGCGCCGGGAAGCGCGCCGTGCTGCGCGCCGTGCTGATCGTCGGCGGCGCGCTCGTCGCGATCCAGATCGTCCTGCCGCTCGTCTCGATGGTCGCGATGCTGCGCACCGTGTTCGACGGGTTCGGCCAGACGGTCCGCGTGGATCCCGAGCGCGGCGCGCTCTGGCGCGGCTCGCTGTGGCTCGTGGAGACGACGGAGACGCTCTCGCTCGGGAGAAGCTCGCTCGACGCGCCGCCCGAGGTCCGTTCGCGCCTCCTCGAGTGGTCGCCGAAGGCGAAAGGCGAGCCCGAGCTCGCGCCGCTCCACGACGTGGACGACGCCCGGCTCGTCGCCGCCGGCGACGCCCTGTGGGCGATCGGCCGGACCCGCTTCGTCAAGATGACCCGCGCCGGCATCGAGCAGAAGGCGATCGCGACGGAGCTCGAGACCCGCTTCTCCGCGCTATACTCCGACCGCGGCGGTCCGGCGGCGATCGGCACGATGGGCGATGCGGTGCTCGACGTCTACTCTCTGGGCGAGGACGGTGCGTGGAGGCCCGCGAGCGAAGGAGGGGCCGCGTCGGTCGTCGGCGCGTGGACCAACTCGGACGTCGTGGGCAAGGTCGTCGTCCTGCCGCCGCCGGATGGGGACCCGGGCGGGAGCTTGGTCGTCGGCCTGTGCCCGGACGGGATCGCGGTCGAGCGGCTCGCGGGGTTCGCCGCGATCCCGTGCGCGGACTGGACGCCCGTCGGCGCACGCGGCGCGGCGATCACGGCCTGGACCGCGGCCCGCGTGGCAGGGAGGGTCGCGGTGTTCACCGCGCAAGTGGACGGGCTCGACTTCCTGGTCGAGGGGTTCGCCGCGGACGATCGAGGCGCCTGGTCGCGCTTCTTCGAGACGCGCGCCGGCATGGTGTCGTCGCTCGCGGCGTTCGACCTCGGCGACGGGCGGCGGTTCCTGCTCGCGATCGAGGGGATGCCGGGCTCGGTCACGGTCCACGAGATCGCGGGCGCCGAGATCGCGGGCACGACGAAGCTGACGACGAGCGCCGAGGCCGAAAAGATGCGGAAGGTGAACGCCCTCTCCTGGGGGTCGAACCTCGCCGCGGTGCTGACACCGTTCGCGTTGCTCCTCGCCCTGGCGGGCCTCCTGCGCCGGCACAGGATCGCCGAGTACGCGTTCGGGGGCCGCGCGGCGAGCTTCGCGCCCCTCTGGCGCCGCTGCCTCGCCGGCGGGATCGACGTGCTCCTCGCGTACGGCCCGCTCACCGCGGTGCTCGTCGGCGCGTTCGTGCTGAGCGACATGCAGGAGGAGGGGGCGGTCGGGATGCTCCGCTGGATGGGCTGGATCGGGCTCGCGAGCCTGTGGTCGGTCCTGTGGCTGTTCGCGCTCGCCTACACCGAGGGGCGCTTCGGCTCGAGCCCGGGCAAGCGGCTCACGGGCCTGCGGGTCCTCGGCGTCGATCTCGCCCCGTGCGGCTTCGGGCGCGCGCTCCTGCGCAACGTCATCGAGCTCGTCGACGCGGTCTTCGGGTACGCGGTCGGGATCGCCCTCGTGGCGCTCACGCCGAACCAGCAGCGGCTCGGCGACCTCGCGGCCCGGACGATCGTCGTTTTTTCGCCGCGAGGACGGGATTGA
- a CDS encoding SDR family NAD(P)-dependent oxidoreductase: MLALRGLAALITGAGAGIGRETALAFAREGVRVHAVDVDRARAEAVAGEITEAGGTATSHAVDVADPSAVSALADALRDGGERIGILVNCAGILATGPAEEIELGEWRRVFDVNVFGAVHTILAFVPDMLERGTGHVVNVASLAGLVPFPFVAPYTATKHALVGMSGSMGMELAHRGVTVTAVCPGAVRTALYTAKPMTLPGNAREKVIDLITRGAMPPERVARDIVRAVRKRRTLVVRAGPARPLWTLYWLAPRLYLWLARSWLGRALRRTGSSPRESGPAANR; the protein is encoded by the coding sequence ATGCTGGCGCTCAGGGGACTCGCCGCGCTCATCACGGGCGCCGGAGCCGGGATCGGGAGGGAGACGGCGCTCGCTTTCGCCCGGGAAGGGGTGCGGGTCCACGCGGTGGACGTCGATCGGGCGCGCGCCGAGGCGGTCGCCGGCGAGATCACCGAGGCCGGCGGCACCGCGACGAGCCACGCGGTCGACGTCGCGGACCCGTCCGCGGTCTCGGCGTTGGCCGACGCGCTGCGCGACGGCGGCGAGCGGATCGGGATCCTCGTCAACTGCGCCGGGATCCTCGCCACCGGGCCGGCGGAGGAGATCGAGCTCGGCGAGTGGCGGAGGGTCTTCGACGTCAACGTCTTCGGGGCGGTGCACACGATCCTCGCGTTCGTCCCCGACATGTTGGAGAGGGGGACCGGCCACGTCGTGAACGTCGCGTCGCTCGCCGGCCTCGTCCCGTTCCCGTTCGTCGCGCCGTACACCGCGACCAAGCACGCGCTGGTCGGCATGTCCGGGTCGATGGGCATGGAGCTCGCGCACCGCGGTGTGACAGTGACCGCGGTGTGCCCGGGCGCCGTGCGCACTGCCCTGTACACCGCGAAACCGATGACGCTCCCCGGCAACGCCCGCGAGAAGGTCATCGACCTCATCACCCGGGGCGCCATGCCTCCGGAAAGAGTGGCGCGGGACATCGTCCGCGCCGTCCGCAAGCGCCGCACCCTCGTCGTGCGCGCCGGACCCGCGCGTCCGCTGTGGACCCTCTACTGGCTCGCGCCGCGGCTCTACCTGTGGCTCGCGCGCAGCTGGCTGGGACGCGCCCTGCGGCGCACGGGATCGTCTCCTCGGGAGTCGGGCCCGGCGGCGAACCGCTAG